The following are encoded together in the Thermosipho japonicus genome:
- the rho gene encoding transcription termination factor Rho, which yields MSNNDAYNIKDLERMTIRDLYKLAKEYDIPRYTSLKKQDLIFAILEARAQSEGYFFGEGVLEVHPDGFGFLRSLESMLPSSKDIYISNSQIRKFNLNTGDIISGVIRPPKEGERFFAMIKIEAVNYKDPEFANERVNFENLTACYPDKQFFLETNKDIYSTRLIDLFSPIGKGQRGMIVAPPKAGKTTILKEIANGIAKNHPDTIRIVLLIDERPEEVTDIKESVNAWVIAAPFDMPPDKQIKKAELTLEMAKRLVEFGYDVVILMDSLTRLARVYNINVPPSGKLLSGGVDPAALYKPKHFFGAARNTKEGGSLTIIATSLIETGSKMDEVIFEEFKGTGNMELVLSRQLANKRIFPAINIMLSGTRREELLLSNEKLKKLWLLRKMLSSMSEEEGLKLILNKMKETNTNEDFLALIDLQQ from the coding sequence TTGAGCAATAATGATGCTTATAATATAAAAGATTTAGAAAGAATGACAATAAGAGATTTGTACAAACTCGCTAAAGAATACGATATTCCCAGATACACTTCTTTAAAAAAACAAGATTTAATATTTGCAATTTTAGAAGCAAGGGCTCAATCAGAAGGATACTTTTTTGGAGAAGGTGTTTTAGAAGTACATCCTGATGGTTTTGGCTTTTTACGAAGCCTTGAAAGCATGTTACCAAGCTCCAAAGATATATACATCTCAAATTCTCAAATAAGGAAATTTAACCTCAATACCGGTGATATTATATCTGGTGTAATTAGACCCCCAAAAGAAGGCGAAAGATTTTTTGCAATGATAAAAATTGAGGCAGTAAATTATAAAGACCCAGAATTTGCGAACGAAAGAGTTAATTTTGAAAATTTAACAGCATGCTATCCTGATAAACAATTTTTCTTAGAAACAAACAAAGATATATATTCAACGAGATTAATTGATTTATTTTCCCCAATAGGAAAAGGGCAAAGAGGTATGATAGTTGCTCCACCAAAAGCTGGAAAAACGACTATTTTAAAAGAAATTGCAAATGGAATCGCAAAAAATCATCCAGATACAATAAGAATAGTTCTTTTAATAGACGAAAGGCCTGAAGAAGTAACAGATATAAAGGAATCAGTTAATGCATGGGTAATTGCCGCACCTTTTGACATGCCGCCTGATAAACAGATTAAAAAAGCTGAACTAACACTTGAAATGGCAAAAAGACTTGTGGAATTTGGCTATGACGTTGTTATTTTAATGGACAGTTTGACAAGACTTGCAAGGGTGTATAATATAAATGTTCCACCAAGTGGCAAACTTCTTTCTGGTGGTGTAGATCCTGCAGCACTTTACAAACCCAAACACTTTTTTGGAGCAGCTCGTAATACAAAAGAAGGGGGAAGTTTGACAATAATTGCAACTTCTTTGATTGAAACGGGGTCAAAAATGGATGAAGTAATTTTCGAAGAGTTTAAAGGAACTGGAAATATGGAACTCGTTCTCTCAAGACAACTTGCTAATAAAAGAATTTTCCCTGCAATCAATATTATGTTATCTGGAACGAGAAGAGAAGAATTGTTGCTTAGCAATGAAAAATTAAAAAAGTTGTGGCTTTTAAGAAAAATGTTGTCTTCAATGAGTGAAGAAGAGGGGTTAAAGCTTATTCTCAATAAAATGAAAGAAACAAACACAAATGAAGATTTTCTTGCATTAATTGATCTTCAACAGTGA
- a CDS encoding tetratricopeptide repeat protein, producing the protein MKRFFILIMFILILSTLFSFEKEAIEYYQAGLNAYQQSNYEKALYYFEKALVIDPSIEGYDTSLKFKAGISAYMIGNYEKAKAYLSGYTENPFVKELLNDILKNSTSTSEEWSNWIEKYKPMELPASTETTNKKNNSKLILFLITFLSSFAILLIMELRVIKAKKTYPQPLETTKEVEQQLTTKTSGIIFNENEELIPENSYTMDFNELINKELSFLSELFEGLEEIESNNEEEIKSDIEDNVENSHPEIIAEKENKEEENVDIDEVIEEIDELEEMVSDQDEKLIKSEVEQSLIEKIKSLEISSSEESSGELPIEIAEEFSSLNIEEAFSKFDEKEELEEGELKLITEKLKEFISTQNQKEEEEII; encoded by the coding sequence ATGAAAAGATTTTTCATTTTGATTATGTTTATTCTCATTTTAAGTACGTTATTTTCATTCGAAAAAGAAGCAATCGAGTATTACCAAGCAGGGCTTAATGCATATCAACAAAGCAACTATGAAAAAGCTCTTTACTATTTTGAAAAAGCCCTAGTTATTGATCCTTCAATTGAAGGATATGATACTTCGTTAAAGTTTAAAGCAGGAATATCAGCTTATATGATTGGAAACTATGAAAAGGCTAAAGCTTATCTTTCAGGGTATACCGAAAATCCATTTGTAAAAGAGCTTTTGAATGATATTTTAAAAAATTCAACATCCACATCAGAAGAATGGAGTAATTGGATTGAAAAGTATAAACCAATGGAATTACCTGCTTCAACTGAGACTACAAATAAGAAAAACAATTCAAAATTGATACTTTTCTTAATTACTTTTTTATCATCCTTTGCAATTTTACTTATAATGGAGTTAAGAGTTATAAAAGCTAAAAAAACTTATCCTCAGCCCCTTGAAACAACAAAAGAAGTTGAGCAACAACTTACAACAAAAACTTCAGGAATTATTTTTAATGAAAACGAAGAATTAATTCCTGAGAATTCTTACACTATGGATTTTAATGAACTTATAAATAAAGAGCTCTCATTCTTATCTGAATTATTTGAGGGTCTTGAAGAAATAGAAAGTAATAATGAAGAAGAGATAAAAAGTGACATTGAAGATAATGTAGAAAACTCCCATCCTGAAATTATAGCCGAAAAAGAAAATAAAGAAGAAGAAAATGTAGATATTGATGAAGTTATTGAAGAAATAGATGAATTAGAAGAAATGGTATCTGATCAAGATGAAAAATTAATCAAAAGCGAAGTTGAACAATCATTAATTGAAAAAATTAAAAGCCTTGAAATTTCTTCCTCAGAAGAAAGTAGCGGAGAACTTCCTATTGAAATTGCAGAAGAATTTTCATCATTAAATATAGAAGAAGCATTTTCAAAATTTGATGAAAAAGAAGAGCTTGAAGAAGGAGAATTAAAATTAATAACAGAAAAACTAAAAGAATTCATTTCAACCCAAAACCAAAAAGAAGAGGAGGAGATTATATAA
- a CDS encoding YqeG family HAD IIIA-type phosphatase: protein MEIYPNVTNIDFNKLIDMGIDLFIFDFDNTVNKWKESRIPNEIIQIFNYLEKNGAKIIIVSNGKPRNLNVNVKTLWLARKPLPFKFKKYLKEKNIKYNKAAVIGDQLFTDMLFGKLLNAYLIKVDPLDTQKEFFITKILRFFEKIVLKFF, encoded by the coding sequence ATGGAAATCTATCCAAATGTAACCAACATAGATTTTAACAAACTTATTGATATGGGTATAGATTTGTTCATTTTTGATTTTGATAACACTGTTAATAAATGGAAAGAAAGCAGAATTCCAAACGAAATAATTCAAATTTTTAACTATCTTGAAAAAAATGGTGCAAAAATAATAATTGTTTCAAATGGAAAACCAAGAAATTTAAACGTAAATGTTAAAACTCTTTGGCTTGCAAGAAAGCCTTTACCTTTTAAGTTTAAAAAGTACTTGAAAGAAAAGAATATAAAATATAATAAAGCAGCAGTTATTGGTGATCAATTATTTACTGATATGCTTTTTGGAAAGCTTTTAAATGCGTATTTAATAAAAGTCGATCCACTTGATACACAAAAAGAATTTTTCATAACAAAAATTCTTAGGTTTTTTGAAAAAATAGTCTTGAAATTTTTTTAG
- a CDS encoding HD domain-containing phosphohydrolase: MTINHFIKKKIRNHIILPIVAIGIIAGIIMTLLGIRAMFFQLDLQLSKSVREWNDLGLHVGNFLNVLSQDKSLFGDEKNLENILRLFYENYKNMVQYVYFSIPEKNLVFIPEAKIPENLLPKNRPWFKKSLEKKDFFQVSPPYIDAVTGEIILTISKYVEMKNGYGVLGVDINPNYIVTHILDRNVILIDQDNTVIYSNNKKIIGRKLKIDHDKKYRIYNFNVLLFRKALGDVYIVVYENYLVRLLPNLLITIIIVLGILILGHLTDDNVEKELDIYIRQPIENIIDETKRYLTNQEFDASKINTEIEEIDVLVNEIADMISIIEANFQELKATNEELEEAYKEIEKYSGELETTYELFIEKMATIVEGFDEDTGNHIKRVQVLSKFLAKKMKLPDNLVKKIYLYSALHDIGKIKVPPEILRKPSSLSNEEWEIMKKHTVWGAEILDGDERLEIAKRIALYHHEKFNGQGYPYGLKEDQIPIEAQIVNIVDVYDALRSKRPYKKPFSHEKALEIMLNGDGRTSPEEFNPKILEIFRAYEAEIERIWKNLSS, translated from the coding sequence TTGACAATCAATCACTTTATAAAAAAGAAAATAAGAAACCATATTATCTTGCCGATTGTAGCAATTGGAATAATTGCTGGGATCATTATGACGCTTTTAGGAATAAGAGCTATGTTTTTTCAGTTGGATCTACAACTTTCCAAATCTGTGCGTGAATGGAATGATTTGGGATTACATGTTGGGAATTTTTTAAATGTTTTAAGTCAGGACAAAAGTTTATTTGGAGATGAGAAAAATCTTGAAAATATTTTAAGACTTTTCTATGAGAATTATAAAAATATGGTGCAATATGTTTATTTTTCCATTCCTGAAAAGAATCTTGTCTTTATTCCTGAGGCTAAAATTCCAGAAAATTTATTGCCCAAAAATAGGCCCTGGTTTAAAAAATCTTTAGAAAAAAAGGATTTTTTCCAAGTCTCCCCACCATATATTGATGCTGTCACTGGTGAAATTATTTTAACTATATCAAAATATGTTGAAATGAAAAATGGATACGGAGTTTTAGGTGTGGATATAAATCCCAACTATATTGTTACTCATATTTTAGATAGAAATGTTATTTTAATTGATCAAGATAACACAGTAATTTATAGTAATAATAAGAAAATTATAGGGCGAAAATTAAAAATTGATCATGATAAAAAATATAGAATTTATAATTTTAATGTATTATTATTTCGAAAAGCTTTAGGTGATGTATATATTGTAGTATATGAAAATTATTTAGTAAGATTGCTACCTAATCTTTTAATTACAATAATAATTGTTTTAGGAATTTTGATCTTAGGGCATTTGACTGATGATAATGTAGAAAAAGAATTAGATATTTATATTAGACAGCCAATTGAAAATATTATAGATGAAACAAAAAGATATTTAACTAATCAAGAATTTGATGCTTCAAAAATTAATACTGAAATTGAAGAAATTGATGTTTTGGTTAATGAAATTGCTGATATGATTTCAATAATTGAAGCAAATTTTCAAGAACTTAAAGCTACAAATGAGGAACTAGAAGAAGCATATAAGGAAATAGAAAAATATTCTGGAGAGCTTGAAACAACATACGAGCTATTTATTGAAAAAATGGCAACTATTGTTGAAGGTTTTGATGAAGATACCGGTAATCATATTAAAAGAGTTCAAGTTTTATCAAAATTTTTAGCAAAAAAGATGAAACTACCAGATAATTTGGTAAAAAAGATATATTTGTATTCGGCATTGCATGATATTGGAAAGATAAAAGTTCCGCCGGAAATATTGAGAAAGCCTTCTTCTTTGTCTAATGAAGAATGGGAAATTATGAAGAAACATACAGTTTGGGGAGCGGAAATACTAGATGGAGATGAAAGATTAGAAATTGCAAAAAGGATAGCCTTGTATCATCATGAAAAGTTTAATGGGCAAGGATATCCGTATGGACTTAAAGAGGATCAGATACCCATTGAAGCACAAATTGTAAATATAGTAGATGTTTACGATGCTTTAAGGTCAAAAAGGCCATATAAAAAACCGTTTAGTCACGAAAAAGCTTTGGAGATTATGCTAAATGGAGATGGAAGAACTTCACCAGAAGAATTTAATCCTAAGATTTTAGAAATTTTTAGAGCTTATGAAGCTGAAATTGAGAGAATATGGAAAAATTTAAGTAGTTAA
- a CDS encoding thymidine kinase, with protein MVGKLTVITGPMYSGKTTELLSFVEIYNIGKKKTIVFKPSIDNRYGEDIVSTHTGFKVKAHKISKSSEILNHISSNIDAVFIDEVQFFDEELLNVVRNLIFKGIDVYCAGLDISYLEKPFKTTANLLAMADEVIKKKAVCEKCGEHRATYSFKITQDNREIDIGGKEKYIALCRECLKKIKVNKTL; from the coding sequence ATGGTAGGAAAACTAACAGTAATCACTGGCCCAATGTATTCTGGTAAAACCACTGAACTTTTATCATTTGTAGAAATCTATAATATAGGAAAGAAAAAAACGATTGTCTTTAAACCATCGATCGATAACAGATATGGTGAAGATATAGTTTCAACTCATACGGGATTTAAAGTAAAAGCTCATAAAATCTCAAAATCAAGCGAAATATTAAATCATATTTCAAGCAATATTGATGCAGTATTTATAGATGAAGTACAATTCTTCGATGAAGAATTGTTAAATGTAGTCAGAAATCTTATCTTTAAAGGTATCGATGTTTATTGTGCAGGTCTTGATATCTCATATCTAGAAAAGCCTTTTAAAACAACGGCAAATTTACTGGCAATGGCTGATGAAGTTATTAAAAAGAAAGCCGTATGTGAAAAATGTGGGGAGCATAGAGCAACTTATTCTTTTAAAATAACTCAAGACAACAGAGAAATAGATATTGGTGGAAAAGAAAAATATATAGCTCTATGTAGAGAATGCTTAAAAAAGATAAAAGTTAATAAAACACTATAG
- a CDS encoding 5'-nucleotidase C-terminal domain-containing protein → MKKLLGIFLIILAVSLLFSTELVILHTSDLHGNILPINYATNSPSDVGLAKIATLVKQFRNEYQNVILIDTGDLIQGTPLEYYHARIDNKPVDPMVLVMNKLGYSAWIIGNHEFNYGLDVLKKAVSEAQFPALSANIIDVKENSSLFKPYHIVNVGDIKIGILGLTTKYIPNWEDPKNIEGLDFLDPVEVAKKYVDILKNKENVDIVIVAYHGGLERDPQTGEPTEELTGENQAYQLLQEVDGIDVLLLGHQHRTIATKINNVPVSMPSYWGKSLGKIVLKLEKKDNKWQIIDSSVEQVSVKGVPADKEIISLIKPYDEKVQAWLDQPVGYADGDFWVENPLFARLQDNPLIEFVNKVQMYYSKAKISSTALFNNSIKGWKSGPVTLRDINAVYIYPNTLKVIKVTGKDIKDALEKSADYFVMENYMVSVNKSWVEPKPRHYNYDMWEGISYKIVLNNPSGNRIVDLMFEGKPIEMDKEYEIVLNNYRAGGGGGYTMFKGKPVVREVMMEVSELMADYILEHKNIKATTDNNWQTVVKFEYVINPGETLWSISKRLGVSINDLIRWNNIKNPSLIKPGTKLVYYKNYIDTIPPIKELINF, encoded by the coding sequence ATGAAAAAACTTTTAGGTATTTTTCTTATTATCTTAGCTGTATCTTTATTATTTTCAACTGAATTAGTTATCTTACACACGAGTGATTTGCATGGAAACATTTTACCGATTAATTATGCTACAAATTCTCCATCAGATGTGGGCCTTGCAAAAATTGCAACCTTGGTAAAACAGTTTAGGAATGAGTATCAAAACGTAATACTTATAGATACCGGAGACTTAATTCAAGGAACCCCCTTGGAATATTATCATGCAAGAATAGATAACAAGCCAGTTGATCCAATGGTACTTGTAATGAACAAACTAGGTTATTCTGCCTGGATAATAGGAAATCATGAATTTAACTACGGATTAGATGTTTTAAAAAAAGCAGTTTCTGAAGCTCAATTCCCAGCTTTAAGCGCTAATATAATAGATGTAAAAGAAAATTCATCTTTATTTAAACCTTATCATATAGTAAATGTTGGAGATATAAAAATCGGTATTTTAGGACTTACCACTAAGTACATCCCCAATTGGGAAGATCCAAAAAATATCGAAGGTCTTGACTTTTTAGATCCAGTAGAAGTTGCTAAAAAATACGTTGATATTCTTAAAAACAAAGAAAATGTTGATATAGTAATTGTTGCATACCACGGTGGTCTTGAAAGAGATCCTCAAACAGGAGAACCAACAGAAGAATTAACCGGTGAAAATCAAGCTTATCAACTCTTACAAGAAGTTGATGGAATTGATGTTTTACTACTTGGCCATCAACATAGAACTATTGCAACAAAAATAAATAATGTGCCAGTTTCAATGCCTTCTTACTGGGGAAAATCGCTTGGAAAGATTGTTTTAAAACTTGAAAAAAAAGACAATAAATGGCAAATTATTGATAGCTCAGTAGAGCAAGTTTCTGTAAAAGGAGTTCCTGCCGATAAAGAAATCATTTCTTTGATAAAACCATATGATGAAAAAGTTCAAGCATGGTTAGATCAACCCGTTGGATATGCAGACGGAGATTTTTGGGTAGAAAATCCTCTTTTTGCAAGACTTCAAGACAATCCTTTAATAGAATTTGTGAATAAAGTTCAAATGTACTACAGCAAAGCTAAAATTTCATCTACTGCTCTCTTTAATAATAGCATTAAAGGATGGAAAAGTGGACCTGTTACATTAAGAGATATTAACGCAGTTTATATCTACCCAAATACCTTAAAGGTTATTAAAGTCACCGGTAAAGATATAAAAGATGCTTTAGAAAAAAGTGCTGACTATTTTGTTATGGAAAATTATATGGTTTCAGTCAATAAATCTTGGGTTGAACCTAAACCTAGACATTATAATTATGATATGTGGGAAGGAATTAGCTATAAAATAGTTCTTAACAATCCTTCAGGAAATAGAATAGTAGACTTAATGTTCGAAGGAAAGCCAATTGAAATGGATAAAGAATACGAAATTGTCCTTAACAACTACAGAGCAGGTGGCGGTGGTGGCTACACAATGTTTAAAGGAAAACCAGTTGTTAGAGAAGTAATGATGGAAGTTTCAGAATTAATGGCAGATTACATTCTTGAACACAAGAATATTAAAGCAACAACTGATAACAATTGGCAAACTGTTGTTAAATTTGAATATGTTATTAATCCTGGCGAAACTCTCTGGTCAATCTCAAAACGCTTAGGTGTTTCAATTAATGATTTAATAAGATGGAATAATATTAAAAATCCATCGCTTATAAAACCTGGAACTAAATTGGTATATTACAAAAATTACATTGATACTATACCACCAATAAAAGAACTAATAAACTTCTAA
- a CDS encoding MalY/PatB family protein: MIDFDKIIERRGTNSYKWDYGYNELYDNLLPLWIADMDFEAPKEVIDAIKARAKHGIYGYTFRPEGYYKSIIKWFDEIHNVKIKKDWIVPIPGVVPGIAFAIQALTNPGDKIIIQPPVYRPFYEVINNLGRRISLNPLIENNGYYKMDFENLEKIIDNRTTMLILCSPHNPVGRVWKKTELEKLGEICLKHNITVISDEIHADIVYSPNKHNMFFSVSDKFLDNSIVLTAPNKTFNIAGLQTGNAFIPNKFIRRKFEAVINSQHLNLTNIFGIVATEAAYTYGKSWLIQLKKYLYDNAVYVKKTLEKNTNVITLIPEGTFLMWLDFRKYNTDIHEKLLKNGLWLNQGKEFGKEGDGFERMNIATSRKIIEKAVKIIISSLNDLE; the protein is encoded by the coding sequence ATGATAGATTTTGACAAAATCATTGAACGACGTGGAACAAACTCGTATAAATGGGATTATGGATATAATGAATTATATGATAATTTATTACCTTTATGGATAGCAGATATGGATTTTGAAGCTCCAAAAGAAGTAATTGATGCAATAAAAGCAAGAGCAAAGCACGGAATATATGGATATACTTTTAGGCCTGAAGGGTATTATAAGTCAATTATAAAATGGTTTGATGAAATTCATAATGTAAAAATAAAAAAAGACTGGATCGTTCCAATCCCTGGAGTGGTTCCAGGAATTGCATTTGCAATACAAGCTTTAACAAATCCTGGAGATAAAATAATAATACAACCTCCGGTTTATAGACCTTTTTATGAAGTAATTAATAACCTTGGAAGAAGAATTTCTTTAAATCCACTAATTGAAAATAACGGATATTACAAAATGGATTTTGAAAATCTTGAAAAAATTATTGATAATAGAACTACAATGTTAATTTTATGTAGTCCACATAATCCAGTAGGAAGAGTATGGAAAAAAACAGAGTTAGAAAAATTAGGTGAAATATGTTTAAAGCACAACATAACAGTTATATCCGATGAAATTCATGCTGATATAGTTTATTCCCCTAATAAACATAATATGTTCTTTTCAGTATCTGATAAATTTTTAGACAATAGTATTGTGCTTACTGCTCCAAACAAAACTTTTAATATAGCAGGTCTTCAAACTGGCAATGCATTTATTCCAAATAAGTTTATAAGGCGAAAATTCGAGGCAGTTATAAATTCACAACACTTAAACTTAACTAATATATTTGGAATTGTTGCAACTGAAGCAGCATACACATACGGAAAAAGCTGGCTTATTCAATTAAAAAAATACCTTTATGACAATGCCGTATATGTTAAAAAGACACTAGAAAAAAACACCAATGTTATAACTTTAATACCTGAAGGAACTTTCCTTATGTGGCTCGATTTTAGAAAATATAATACTGATATCCATGAAAAGTTATTAAAAAATGGTTTGTGGTTAAATCAGGGGAAAGAATTCGGAAAAGAAGGAGATGGATTTGAAAGAATGAACATTGCAACCTCAAGAAAAATAATTGAAAAGGCAGTAAAAATAATAATTAGTAGTTTAAATGATCTTGAATAA
- a CDS encoding lactate utilization protein → MRDELYLWKYKSLANKVADALNKKGHEAYIVKDEKEALEKVLELIPKGSTVATGGSLTLNQIGLLEKLRTEEYNFLDRYSAKTKEEKEELERKAFFSDFYVCSANAITENGEIALLDGNGNRVAAVIFGPKNVILVTSVNKVVKNLEEARERIRYISPMNTKRLNLNTPCAQTGYCVDCASHQRICNYYTIIESGYRHPGRIKVVIVLKELGL, encoded by the coding sequence ATGAGAGACGAATTATATTTATGGAAGTATAAATCGTTGGCAAACAAAGTTGCTGATGCTTTAAACAAAAAAGGTCATGAAGCATATATTGTAAAAGATGAAAAAGAAGCTTTAGAAAAAGTTTTAGAGTTAATTCCTAAGGGTTCAACAGTTGCCACAGGTGGATCTTTGACACTTAATCAAATAGGACTACTAGAAAAGTTAAGAACTGAAGAATATAACTTTTTGGATAGATATAGTGCAAAAACAAAAGAAGAGAAGGAAGAATTGGAAAGAAAAGCGTTTTTTTCAGATTTTTATGTATGTAGTGCTAATGCAATAACTGAAAATGGTGAAATTGCGCTTTTAGATGGAAACGGTAATAGAGTTGCTGCAGTTATTTTTGGACCAAAAAACGTTATTTTAGTTACTAGTGTTAATAAAGTAGTGAAAAATTTGGAAGAAGCAAGAGAAAGAATAAGGTATATTTCTCCAATGAATACAAAAAGGTTGAATCTTAATACTCCATGTGCTCAAACAGGTTATTGTGTTGATTGCGCATCACACCAAAGAATTTGCAATTATTATACGATAATAGAAAGTGGTTATAGACATCCTGGAAGGATCAAGGTTGTTATTGTATTAAAAGAGCTGGGCTTGTAA
- a CDS encoding redox-sensing transcriptional repressor Rex — MEKKIPRPVIKRLGLYYRCLNRLYDEGIEYVASKDIAERLGIKSSQVRKDLSYFGEFGKRGVGYNTYELMERLEDIIGVNKYWNVIVIGAGNIGSAIANYEGLRKEKFNVIGIFDADRSKVGRKIGRLTVKHFSEIDDFFKKNIVEIAVLAVPENAAQMVVDKLEELGIKGIVNFAPVKLRTNIPVEDVDITLSFKSLSFKIERNIE, encoded by the coding sequence ATGGAAAAAAAGATTCCAAGACCTGTTATTAAGAGATTAGGGCTTTATTATAGGTGTCTTAATAGATTATATGATGAAGGTATTGAATATGTAGCCTCAAAAGATATTGCAGAAAGACTTGGTATTAAATCTAGCCAAGTTAGAAAAGATTTATCATACTTTGGAGAGTTTGGAAAAAGAGGAGTTGGATATAATACTTATGAATTAATGGAAAGGCTCGAAGACATAATAGGTGTTAATAAATATTGGAATGTCATTGTTATTGGTGCAGGAAATATTGGTAGTGCTATAGCAAATTATGAAGGTTTAAGGAAGGAAAAGTTTAATGTTATAGGTATTTTTGATGCTGATAGATCAAAGGTTGGAAGAAAGATAGGAAGGTTAACTGTTAAACATTTTTCTGAAATTGATGATTTTTTTAAGAAAAATATTGTAGAAATAGCAGTTCTAGCGGTTCCAGAAAATGCTGCTCAAATGGTTGTAGATAAATTGGAAGAATTGGGAATTAAGGGAATTGTTAATTTTGCACCTGTGAAACTTAGAACGAATATCCCAGTTGAAGATGTAGATATAACTCTTTCTTTTAAATCGTTATCATTTAAGATTGAAAGAAATATTGAATAG
- a CDS encoding Na+/H+ antiporter subunit E, whose protein sequence is MYISVFIVTYFTWILLTGYNDISELIVGFFVSLIVSGVLKKYYRIRFDSKFLVRFVKFVLVYLPVFIWEMIKANFDVAARVLNPKLPIKPGFVKIKTNLKKEASKLTLANSITLTPGTLTLDVKDDTLFIHWIDVKTLDENEKKEKISGTFEKILKGVFE, encoded by the coding sequence GTGTATATTTCAGTATTTATTGTGACCTATTTCACATGGATATTACTAACAGGTTACAACGATATTTCCGAGCTAATCGTAGGCTTTTTTGTTTCACTAATTGTTTCAGGTGTCTTAAAAAAGTATTATAGAATAAGATTCGATTCAAAATTTTTAGTAAGATTTGTTAAATTTGTATTAGTTTATTTACCTGTATTTATATGGGAAATGATAAAAGCAAATTTTGATGTTGCCGCAAGGGTCTTAAATCCGAAACTTCCAATTAAACCCGGTTTTGTAAAAATTAAAACAAACCTTAAAAAAGAAGCCTCAAAACTTACCTTAGCAAATTCAATTACACTTACCCCTGGCACACTTACCTTAGATGTTAAAGATGATACCCTCTTTATCCATTGGATTGATGTAAAAACCTTAGATGAAAACGAAAAAAAAGAAAAAATTAGTGGAACATTTGAAAAGATTTTAAAGGGGGTATTCGAATGA
- a CDS encoding cation:proton antiporter encodes MTIINYIFFGFVGLGVLFSFLRILLGPTSADRVAALDTLNVVLTGTIVFLALVFKNGLYLDIALVYGLLSFTETVVISRYLEGKK; translated from the coding sequence ATGACAATTATTAACTATATTTTCTTTGGATTTGTCGGTTTGGGAGTATTATTTTCTTTTCTTAGAATATTGCTTGGTCCAACAAGCGCTGACAGAGTAGCTGCATTAGATACTTTGAATGTCGTTTTAACCGGAACTATTGTTTTTTTAGCTTTAGTATTTAAAAATGGACTATATCTTGATATCGCTCTAGTATACGGTCTTCTTTCATTTACTGAAACAGTTGTAATATCTCGTTACTTGGAGGGGAAAAAATGA
- the mnhG gene encoding monovalent cation/H(+) antiporter subunit G encodes MSILGYILITIGAFFYFLGGLGIFRMPDVYNRLQAGTKATTLGSFSVILGVGLVNLDYLPKALIIIAFIALTNPVGSSVLARAAYLKGIKPTDKTKVDEYKGGDEK; translated from the coding sequence ATGAGTATATTAGGATATATTCTAATAACTATAGGAGCATTTTTTTATTTTCTAGGCGGGCTAGGTATTTTTAGAATGCCAGATGTTTACAATAGGTTACAAGCTGGGACAAAAGCTACCACTCTTGGCTCATTCTCGGTAATATTAGGAGTAGGTTTGGTAAATCTTGATTATTTACCTAAAGCATTAATTATAATTGCTTTCATTGCATTAACAAATCCCGTTGGAAGTTCTGTTCTTGCAAGAGCCGCCTATTTGAAAGGTATAAAGCCTACTGACAAGACAAAAGTTGACGAATATAAAGGTGGTGATGAAAAATGA